In a genomic window of Deltaproteobacteria bacterium:
- a CDS encoding type II toxin-antitoxin system VapC family toxin produces MLLLLDTHAFLWWVEGAPTLSSGARRAIGTPANECLFSVASCWEMAIKLSLRKLRLDAPIERFVPEQLAANGFRLLDIEFADVARVATLRFHHRDPFDRLLAAQALRRRLAIVSRDRVFGRYGIRRVW; encoded by the coding sequence ATGCTTCTTCTCCTCGACACCCACGCCTTCCTCTGGTGGGTCGAGGGTGCGCCGACGCTTTCCTCCGGCGCGCGCCGGGCGATCGGGACGCCCGCCAACGAGTGCCTGTTCAGTGTGGCGAGCTGTTGGGAGATGGCCATCAAGCTGAGCCTGCGCAAGCTCCGGCTCGATGCCCCGATCGAGCGTTTCGTGCCCGAACAGCTGGCCGCCAACGGCTTCCGCCTCCTCGACATCGAGTTCGCGGATGTCGCCCGGGTTGCCACGCTCCGCTTTCACCACCGCGACCCTTTCGACCGCCTGCTCGCCGCTCAGGCCCTCCGGCGTCGCCTCGCGATCGTCTCAAGGGACCGCGTCTTCGGCCGGTACGGCATCAGGCGCGTGTGGTGA
- a CDS encoding type II toxin-antitoxin system prevent-host-death family antitoxin, protein MPVRQGTVQVNVADAKARFSELVRKAMSGVEIVIARDNRPVVRLVRVEPPPRRRRPGSARGRVWIAPDFDDTPRDFRKYT, encoded by the coding sequence ATGCCCGTTCGACAGGGTACGGTCCAGGTCAATGTGGCCGACGCCAAGGCGCGATTCTCCGAGCTGGTGCGCAAAGCGATGTCGGGAGTCGAGATCGTCATCGCCAGGGACAACAGGCCGGTCGTGCGCCTGGTCCGCGTCGAGCCGCCCCCGCGGAGGCGCAGGCCCGGCTCGGCCAGGGGTCGCGTCTGGATCGCGCCCGACTTCGACGACACGCCGCGTGACTTCCGGAAGTACACCTGA